One segment of Acidianus sp. HS-5 DNA contains the following:
- a CDS encoding DUF2175 domain-containing protein: MSRAPPTKWTCDICKNTIYWDELFTFTSKKTVVHYTCFREKALKTAKVDQDQLSAILDSLEDELKLIVVYKQRLGKIKDEEVKKFMDQAEKDAEKNSAMLTRAVEKLSGVLE; encoded by the coding sequence ATGAGCAGGGCACCTCCTACAAAGTGGACATGTGATATATGTAAAAACACAATATATTGGGACGAATTATTCACTTTTACATCAAAGAAGACGGTAGTTCACTATACTTGCTTTAGGGAAAAAGCGTTAAAGACTGCAAAAGTTGATCAAGATCAACTAAGTGCCATACTAGATTCTTTAGAAGATGAGCTAAAACTAATAGTTGTATATAAGCAAAGACTAGGAAAAATAAAGGATGAAGAAGTTAAAAAATTCATGGATCAAGCGGAGAAAGATGCAGAAAAGAATTCAGCAATGCTTACTAGGGCAGTAGAGAAATTAAGTGGA